The genomic stretch GAGGggcaaaaaaaacaccaatAACAACAAGTTGGGCTAAAGCTGCGTTCCATCTAAAGGGGGGAATCGCCTCCTAGATACCCCTTACTAAAGTATAAAAGTACTTATACTaggcaaaattttttaaagatatCGTGTCGATATGAAACTATGCATTTTTTAGGTTCTCTTTTACGATCATATAGGTTATTGGACTATTTTTTGGTATCGACAGAGAAATAGTAGTATAAACttctatattattttgttgaaatatacacaaatgaactaaataaataaatttaacaaagTAACAAACTAAATTAGCTAAAGTTGTTTTTTCCGAACTTAAGATCGTTGGAATCTAAAGACCCTGAATCATTTCTTTATAGCAACAAAGCAAAAAGATGGTTAATCGATTAAACCAGATTTTGCCGTCTTTATAACCAGATGTTCGGTTATATCATATTTCTTTACAAGTTAATGTAATCATGTCATAAACAATGCAAAATAAgtagaaatttattttaaatatattgaataaaAGTTTTCAGAGTTTTCCAAGAATTATAATTGATCTCTAGATTAAATGGCAATGAGGTCGCGATTAATAGATTACAGAAAGATACAATTTGCAAAGCTTTGTGAACTTATGTGATTTAAAATGTCCTTTGACCTTAAATGGGAAAAATTGAATGCAGGAAAACATAAACCAAATGTTTGAGGCAAATGATATTTGGAGGATATTTAATATACCCAGGGAGAGTTAAAGGGGAAAGGGTATATCAAAGTTCTTAACAAAGTTGATAAGAAGCATTCAACTAACGATCGACTGCGACGTCGACGTAGACGCCGACTAATTGCCGTAAGAATGTGACACGATAAGGAAAACGGCATAGGGATAGGGGTAGAAAACAGGCAAGTGTAAGGGGAAGGTGTGTAAAGTGCGTGTTTTCAATTGACAAACGGGGTTGAAGGAGAACATAAGCTTTGGTAGTTAGAGGTTAagagttaacacacacacacacacacacacacacatttaggAGTACAGTACTGACAGTAGAAATGAAACTGGATTTTAAGGGTTAAGAGAACTAAAGGGGTAGGTTCATTAGGGTACAGTAGATCAGAACAAGTTTGAAATTGCTTTACTCTGATTCAAGATTAGGAGGGGTGTGAGTGAGGGGATAAGTACTAGGGAGCGTAAGGATTCACTTAAGCAGGTACAGTACTTACTGTCGCAATGATGCCGTTATTTGGTTCATACGATAGCGCTGATGTTTGATCTCGTTAAACGATTTCTGTTGATGGCCATGCAGCTGTTCCAGCAGTTCAATATACAGTCTATTGCAATTCTACAGAACGAAAAGAAGAAGGCAGAAAAGTGTAAGAAAATATCGTCGACCGTTATATGTGGGTGGTGGGTAGTGGGCGTTGGGTATTGGACTTACCTCTAGCTCGGTATATTCCCGGTTAAGTTCATCCCATTCGTTTCGCAGCGTATCGATACTCATTTTTGAGGTTATGGGCGTCTCTACCTATAGTCTATAGAGTAAATTCCGGCAAATCCTCCCGGTGAAACACGCCCGTGAAAAAATCAATTGGTTGTCTGTTGTCTAGCGATTTCAAACGTAAcgtttgtgttttgttgttattgttgtttgttgcttAATTTTATGTTGTTGTGCCACGTTCACTTTGAGGGTTCAAGAAatatccaaaaacaaaataaaaaataaaaaaacaaaaaacaaaattaaaaacacaaaaatcaCTTAAccgagaaaaaaaataaataacactTTGAATTTTTGCTTATgcttttcgtttcttttttcttttgtttattaagttgttcttgttgttttgtgttttatgaGTTTGCTTCTTCACTTggaaattggaaaatttttagccgcttttgctttttggtgTCGCTTTTCGAGTGTTGTTGTTTAAAAATacattctttttttatttgtctttgcttgttcttttttttttgttggttttttcgTTCTTTCTCTTTGGCGACTTTGACCGACACACACAAAACGAAGCAGCGCaccgacgacgacaacgacgaggCGTACCGCAGCTATTTTGTTATTAACTATTTCCGTTgcagttttgttttaaatacttttgcacatattaataataacaacaacattaaaaaaagtccgagaaaaaaatagcaacacaaagtttttttttgccagaGCTTTGGCTCTCTGGCCAAAGAtagtgggagagagagagagccaagagagagcgagagagcaaCGAACTAGAAAGCTAACCAATCGAATAAAACTAGTTCCTCTCTTTGCTTATTAATGTATTACAAGTAAGTTGTCCTGCAGAtacattaaaaaattattggatatttgtataataaatatatatatgtaggaacTTTTTATGTAAACTTCTGAATGAAAAAATATGAGGATAAATAAATGTGCTGTTAACAAAAAGCCTACTGTAATAGAAACTTATCTTATAATATGGAGCACTTTAGCTTTTACCTAATACTTACTTCATAATAAGGCTAGATGTTAATTGAAAACCTAGAAATATTGAATtctatttattcattttaattacTGGTTCCATACAACGAACCAGTGAGTCAAAGAACTGAAAAGCTCTTCACTATGCGGCCCATTAAGAGCAACAAGCATGAACAAAAGGAATTCGCAAAAGACCCGGTGAGAGCAACACAACGACGAGCGAGTGGGAGCGTAAgtcaaagagagagagagagagcgaccATGATGTGGCGTCTGTGGTGGTTTCAGCTAAATGTGTGTTGGCTTTTCCGCCCACACTGTGAGGTGAGTTTCGTTTTGCTGCGTGTTGAATTAGTGTTGCAAAAGGGCGCGATATTTGAATTTCAAACAGAGAACTAtcaaacatttattttatttgtatacatggtacaaaaatttattcttattaaaaaaaaaaaaataaacacagaaATGTAATATGTATACCAAGCTAACAAGTAACAATTAacttttcttattatttttttgggtttgtGTATTTAATTGTTATTCCTATTTTTATAACCTTGCAAATTCATTTTGGTAAGGATTGTTTGACGCCCAGAGAGAGGCATCTTCGACTGTATagcatacacatatatgtatatatgtatatatgtgtgacAAAGATTACTTAACGAGACTGTATATTGACACTTTCTTCCGTCTGGATCAATGTAAAAATTTTCTACAGTGCTGATATATTGCAGGTCGGCACAGTAAATGTCAAAATCAGTCAAACCCGATTACTATATCTTTGAAAATCTTTAATTATATTTGCcaactttaaaaaaatcagtcaattttacatatatgtttgAATGGATAATTTTGGTCTCAAAAActtcatttcaatttaataagTTTTTACTTAAAATGCTTTGACGCCTGCAGTTACCTACAAAAAGGACATTGCAAGGATATACAAATTTCGGCACGGCCGAAGTTAATTAGGCCCtctgtttattttcttttttttttttgtgggatGTGGGAAGACGaggataaaacaaataaaacaatatttaataCAGATATGATAAAATTTCGTCTTAATCCTTGCGCCTGGCTCGCAATCGAAGAGCCACATAAGCGAATCCTCGGAAACTTATAATAAGTAAAGCCAATCCCACATAATCCAGCGGTAAATCGGCAGCAGAAAAGTTCAATGTCTCCAATATAACTTTACCCGAACTGGGGCATGTGGTGTTTGATGAGGTGCAGGTAATCTCGCCCGGCTCCACATCGGCCCATTGATTGATGAGTAGGCCCTCGTTGGCATAACGGAACCAGGATAAATATGACAACCATTTCAGATAAATAGGCACTGAGCCGGAATTCAAAAAGAAACCACCAAACAGAAGGAATGGTATAATCACTGGTGGGCCCACCGACAGCGCCATTGATGTGGATGAGCTGGCACAGGAGATGAGATAGCCAAACGATGTGGAAACATTCGCCACCAAAGTGACCAGGgccaaacaattaaagaaatgCCAAACTCCGGCCCGTAATCCAATCATGGGATAGGCAATCGCTGTGAAAACCAGTGGAACAGTAAGAAACAGTGGCAGTTCGGCTATAGTCTTGCCCAGAAAATACGTATCACAACGATACAAACGGCTACGAGATTCCCTCATAAAGACAGGCAGTTCGGATGTGAAGACCTGAAAGTGTGTCCAACTGGATTAGATCGATTCCAAGATTCATTATAATACTCACATTTATGGTGGCAAATACATTCTGAAACGTCATATTGGTCAAAAACAGAAAGATGGCTCCATTGATATTCATGACACCGACTTGGGTCAGTTGCTGACCCAGAAAGATTAATCCAATGAGTATGGCAACCATCTGGAATATGAGGAGACGTTATCTGATTGGAAACTCAATGGCATACAATCCGTCAACTGACCGTCGTTTGAATGAGTCGCACTTTAACCAACAATGGTTCCTTAAGCACGGATAACCATGAACGCCATAATACAGCTCGGAATTGCATAAACCAGGTGGCCTTATAGGTGTATCCATTCTCTGGTTGCTCCAGCGGCTGCGATTGGGTCTTGGCTGCCAGCAATTGCTCCATATCCCTAGCCACCTTACTAATGGCGAAGTTATCGCAAATTTTGGCAATGCGATCACGCGATTCTAACTCCCTGCCAGGCACAACAGCCAGCACTTGGACATAGAAATCAGCTGGATTGTAGTTTGTTGGACACTGAGCTCCCACACTAAAAAAAAGGTTTCACAAACAGAAATGTCGATGATCGAAATTATGAGATCCTACT from Drosophila willistoni isolate 14030-0811.24 unplaced genomic scaffold, UCI_dwil_1.1 Seg143.1, whole genome shotgun sequence encodes the following:
- the LOC6649140 gene encoding protein white codes for the protein MGQEDQELLIRGNSKNTSAEHLHNGDTTTTAGGATSQSCINQSFGQSKNYGTLNTPPQPDDGNSSTQLAENLTYAWHNLDIFGAVNQPGSGWRQLVNRTRGLFCNERHIPAPRKHLLKNVCGVAYPGELLAVMGSSGAGKTTLLNALAFRSPQGIQVSPSGMRLLNGQPVDAKEMQARCAYVQQDDLFIGSLTAREHLIFHAMVRMPRNLTYKQRVARVDQVIQELSLSKCQNTIIGVPGRVKGLSGGERKRLAFASEALTDPPLLICDEPTSGLDSFTAHSVVQVLKKLSQKGKTVILTIHQPSSELFELFDKILLMAEGRVAFLGTPSEAVDFFSYVGAQCPTNYNPADFYVQVLAVVPGRELESRDRIAKICDNFAISKVARDMEQLLAAKTQSQPLEQPENGYTYKATWFMQFRAVLWRSWLSVLKEPLLVKVRLIQTTMVAILIGLIFLGQQLTQVGVMNINGAIFLFLTNMTFQNVFATINVFTSELPVFMRESRSRLYRCDTYFLGKTIAELPLFLTVPLVFTAIAYPMIGLRAGVWHFFNCLALVTLVANVSTSFGYLISCASSSTSMALSVGPPVIIPFLLFGGFFLNSGSVPIYLKWLSYLSWFRYANEGLLINQWADVEPGEITCTSSNTTCPSSGKVILETLNFSAADLPLDYVGLALLIISFRGFAYVALRLRARRKD